One Coffea arabica cultivar ET-39 chromosome 5c, Coffea Arabica ET-39 HiFi, whole genome shotgun sequence DNA window includes the following coding sequences:
- the LOC113689392 gene encoding dirigent protein 3-like, which translates to MAKGLAIASLQILSLLLLASLGQSKTLFTNLTVYLHEFRSGDAQSIFPVAGLPNVTWGFDQFGTVFVDDNILTQGVSIESTLVGRSQAIPVVASLDGNNTALAATILFTNGKYMGSTVEFKGIALRSVDANEFAIIGGTKQFRYATGYIIFELVSAVGGYIISRVDLYIRQDIPDDYPGIAFL; encoded by the coding sequence ATGGCAAAGGGTTTAGCTATAGCATCCCTCCAAATTCTCAGCCTGCTTTTACTAGCAAGCTTAGGACAATCAAAGACTCTGTTCACAAATTTGACGGTGTACCTCCACGAATTTCGAAGTGGAGATGCTCAGTCTATTTTCCCAGTTGCAGGTCTCCCCAACGTAACTTGGGGCTTTGACCAATTTGGAACTGTTTTCGTCGATGATAATATCTTGACACAAGGCGTTTCAATCGAATCCACACTAGTTGGTCGTTCGCAAGCCATTCCAGTAGTAGCATCCCTTGATGGCAACAACACGGCGCTTGCTGCAACGATTCTGTTCACTAATGGAAAGTACATGGGTAGCACTGTGGAATTTAAAGGAATTGCCCTGCGATCTGTGGATGCCAATGAATTTGCGATTATAGGAGGAACCAAACAATTTCGGTATGCAACAGGGTATATTATCTTTGAGCTGGTCAGCGCAGTAGGAGGTTACATCATTTCAAGGGTGGACCTCTACATTAGACAGGACATACCGGATGACTACCCTGGTATTGCTTTTCTTTAA